Proteins found in one Sorghum bicolor cultivar BTx623 chromosome 1, Sorghum_bicolor_NCBIv3, whole genome shotgun sequence genomic segment:
- the LOC8085283 gene encoding chloroplast stem-loop binding protein of 41 kDa a, chloroplastic, which yields MLEKYMIIAKNGHVVVEKYIAEQFGSWASFRPQYMIGSSNNKDCEEWFFDSNNNNQQPVTPFNPVVFSSLPAAVHDRLQQQQGLRGVVLRQDRTEPAGADPGERDAQLTNIAHVRDLSRMLSLSVEKPGAALGKIFNCVSDRAVTLSGMNKLCAAGAGVEIVLNDPAAAGVDDKKAFPFGRSATCTSNY from the exons ATGTTGGAGAAGTACATGATCATTGCCAAGAATGGCCACGTCGTGGTGGAGAAGTACATCGCGGAGCAGTTCGGGAGCTGGGCGTCGTTCCGGCCGCAGTACATGATCGGCTCCAGCAACAACAAGGACTGCGAGGAGTGGTTCTTCGACAGTAATAATAACAATCAGCAACCCGTCACTCCATTCAATCCAGTTGTTTTCTCTTCTCTTCCGGCCGCAGTACATGATCGGCTCCAGCAACAACAAGGACTGCGAGGAGTGGTTCTTCGACA GGATCGTACGGAACCGGCCGGTGCCGATCCCGGGGAACGGGATGCGCAGCTGACGAACATCGCGCACGTCCGAGACCTGTCGCGCATGCTGTCTCTGTCCGTGGAGAAGCCCGGCGCGGCGTTGGGCAAGATCTTCAACTGCGTTTCCGACCGCGCCGTGACGCTGAGTGGCATGAATAAGCTGTGCGCGGCGGGCGCGGGCGTGGAGATCGTCCTCAacgaccccgccgccgccggcgtcgaCGACAAGAAGGCCTTCCCGTTCGGCCGTTCCGCAACATGTACTAGTAACTACTGA